One region of Triticum aestivum cultivar Chinese Spring chromosome 6B, IWGSC CS RefSeq v2.1, whole genome shotgun sequence genomic DNA includes:
- the LOC123140132 gene encoding protein argonaute 1C isoform X1, translating to MGSRRGRPQQQYPPPPPAAAAEGPPRGGPARGGGRGPFPQQQVPQGGGRGNQGFTGAPLQPPQPRDDAAAGRGRGRAARGTGTRHPGDGRGAARGAGTSSPAPVAAGPLGRLPPDLRQAMEEPSEPQEAIPASSKAIRFPPRPGKGSAGSRCLVKANHFIAQLPDKDLHHYHVSITPEVTSRVVNRAVINELVSLHRATYLGGRLPAYDGRKSLYTAGPLPFASKEFQITLLDDDNGSGSASQRRQRNFKVVIKFAARADLHRLGMFLAGRHAEAPQEALQVLDIVLRELPSARYAPFGRSFFSPDLGRRQPLGDGLESWRGFYQSIRPTQMGLSLNIDMSATAFIEPLPVIDYAAQLLRSDIHSRPLSDAERVKIKKALRGVKVEVTHRGNMRRKYRISGLTTQATRELTFPVDEGGTVKSVVQYFQETYGFAIQHTYLPCLQVGNQQRPNYLPMEVCKIVEGQRYSKRLNQNQIRALLDETCQYPRDRERDITQMVKHNAYQEDPYAKEFGIKISDRLASVDARILPAPRLKYNETGREKDCTPRVGQWNMMNKKMVNGGKVRSWMCVNFARNVPDKLARDFCHQLAQMCQDSGMDFALEPVLPPMSARPDQVERALKARYHEAMNILGPQRRELDLLIGILPDNNGSLYGDLKRVCEIDLGIVSQCCCTKQVFKLNKQIYANIALKINVKVGGRNTVLVDALSRRIPLVTDRPTIIFGADVTHPHPDEDSSPSIAAVVASQDWPEVTRYAGLVSAQAHRQELIEDLYKVRQDPQKGPVSSGMIRELLISFKKSTGEKPQRIIFYRDGVSEGQFYQVLLFELNAIRKACASLEANYQPHVTFIVVQKRHHTRLFAHNHNDKNSMDRSGNILPGTVVDTKICHPTEFDFYLCSHAGIKGTSRPAHYHVLWDENNFTADGLQTLTNNLCYTYARCTRSVSIVPPAYYAHLAAFRARFYMEPESSDSGSMASGPGGRGPQSGSSASRGTRAPGGAAVKPLPALKDNVKNVMFYC from the exons ATGGGGTCACGGAGGGGAAGGCCGCAGCAGCagtatcctcctcctcctcctgccgccgccgccgagggccCGCCGCGCGGAGGCCCAGCCAGGGGAGGCGGCCGCGGCCCATTCCCTCAGCAGCAGGTGCCGCAAGGGGGAGGACGCGGCAACCAGGGATTCACCGGCGCCCCCCTGCAGCCGCCGCAGCCAAGGGACGATGCGGCCGCAGGCAGGGGCAGGGGCCGTGCTGCACGTGGCACCGGCACGCGGCACCCCGGCGACGGCAGGGGCGCGGCGCGCGGGGCCGGCACCTCCTCCCCTGCCCCTGTAGCCGCAGGGCCGTTGGGCCGCCTGCCTCCCGACCTGCGCCAAGCAATGGAAGAACCTTCAGAGCCCCAGGAAGCGATCCCGGCGTCGAGCAAGGCGATTCGGTTCCCGCCGCGGCCGGGCAAGGGCAGCGCCGGCAGCAGGTGCCTGGTGAAGGCCAACCATTTCATCGCCCAGCTCCCAGACAAGGACCTCCACCACTACCAT GTTTCGATCACTCCGGAGGTCACCTCGCGGGTCGTCAACCGCGCCGTGATCAACGAGCTGGTGAGCCTGCACAGGGCGACCTACCTCGGCGGGAGGCTGCCGGCGTACGACGGCAGGAAGAGCCTCTACACGGCCGGCCCGTTGCCGTTCGCTTCCAAGGAGTTTCAGATCACTCTGCTTGACGACGACAATGGCTCCGGCTCTGCCTCCCAGAG GCGGCAGAGGAATTTCAAGGTGGTGATTAAGTTCGCCGCGCGCGCCGACCTCCATCGCCTCGGGATGTTTCTGGCCGGGAGGCACGCGGAGGCTCCTCAGGAGGCGTTGCAGGTCCTTGACATTGTGCTGCGCGAGCTGCCCTCTGCAAG ATATGCGCCATTTGGACGGTCGTTCTTCTCGCCTGACCTGGGCAGGAGGCAGCCCCTCGGCGACGGATTAGAGAGCTGGCGCGGGTTTTACCAGAGCATCCGGCCTACTCAGATGGGCCTCTCACTCAATATTG ATATGTCAGCTACAGCTTTCATTGAGCCACTGCCTGTGATAGATTATGCCGCGCAGCTCCTGCGTTCTGACATCCATTCGAGGCCCCTCTCAGACGCCGAACGTGTTAAG ATCAAGAAGGCACTAAGAGGAGTAAAGGTGGAAGTTACTCATCGTGGCAACATGCGAAGAAAGTACCGGATATCTGGTCTGACAACTCAGGCAACTCGAGAGCTCAC TTTTCCTGTTGACGAAGGGGGCACAGTAAAGTCAGTCGTACAATACTTTCAGGAGACATACGGCTTTGCCATCCAGCACACGTACCTGCCTTGCCTCCAAGTTGGCAATCAGCAGCGTCCAAATTACTTGCCTATGGAG GTCTGCAAAATAGTGGAGGGACAGAGGTACTCCAAGAGACTAAATCAGAATCAGATAAGAGCACTCTTGGATGAGACATGTCAGTACCCGCGTGATCGGGAGCGTGATATAACCCAG ATGGTGAAACACAATGCTTATCAGGAGGATCCTTATGCGAAAGAGTTCGGCATTAAGATTAGCGATCGTCTggcatcagtagatgcacggattTTACCAGCCCCACGG CTTAAGTACAACGAGACTGGTAGAGAAAAGGATTGTACACCTAGAGTTGGTCAAtggaatatgatgaacaag AAAATGGTAAATGGTGGCAAAGTGAGAAGCTGGATGTGCGTCAATTTTGCCCGTAACGTGCCAGACAAACTTGCTCGTGATTTCTGCCACCAACTTGCTCAGATGTGCCAAGACTCGGGAATG GACTTCGCTCTGGAGCCTGTTCTTCCACCCATGAGTGCACGCCCGGATCAAGTGGAGCGAGCTCTCAAAGCTCGGTACCATGAGGCAATGAACATTCTTGGGCCCCAGCGCCGGGAGCTCGATCTGCTTATTGGAATCCTTCCTGATAACAACGGCTCGCTTTATG GTGATCTGAAGCGCGTGTGCGAAATAGATCTCGGAATAGTTTCGCAGTGCTGTTGTACGAAGCAGGTGTTCAAATTGAACAAGCAAATTTATGCAAATATTGCACTGAAGATAAACGTCAAG GTGGGGGGCAGGAACACTGTGCTGGTGGATGCTTTGTCGCGGCGTATCCCTCTGGTCACCGACAGACCTACAATCATATTTGGTGCTGATGTGACCCATCCTCATCCTGACGAGGACAGCAGTCCTTCAATCGCTGCT GTTGTAGCCTCCCAAGATTGGCCCGAGGTTACGAGGTACGCAGGGTTAGTTTCTGCTCAGGCGCACCGGCAAGAGCTGATAGAGGATTTGTACAAGGTCCGGCAAGATCCACAGAAAGGACCAGTCAGTAGTGGCATGATTAG GGAGCTACTTATATCATTTAAAAAATCGACCGGTGAGAAGCCCCAGCGGATAATATTCTACAG GGATGGCGTTAGCGAGGGCCAGTTTTACCAAGTTCTGTTGTTTGAACTCAATGCGATCCGAAAA GCATGTGCCTCCCTGGAGGCAAATTACCAGCCACATGTGACTTTCATCGTGGTTCAGAAACGCCACCACACGAGACTATTTGCGCACAACCACAATGATAAGAACTCGATGGACAGGAGTGGGAACATACTCCCAG GTACCGTTGTGGACACGAAGATCTGTCATCCGACTGAATTTGACTTCTACTTGTGCAGCCATGCTGGCATCAAG GGCACCAGCCGTCCCGCTCATTATCACGTCTTGTGGGACGAGAACAACTTTACAGCTGATGGGTTGCAGACTCTCACCAACAACCTCTGCTACAC CTACGCGAGGTGCACTCGGTCGGTGTCGATTG TTCCACCTGCATACTATGCTCATCTGGCCGCCTTCCGTGCCCGGTTCTACATGGAGCCAGAGAGCTCCGACAGCGGCTCTATGGCAAGTGGGCCCGGTGGGCGTGGACCGCAGTCCGGCTCGTCGGCGTCACGTGGTACCCGGGCCCCCGGCGGTGCAGCTGTTAAGCCCCTTCCAGCCCTCAAGGACAATGTGAAGAACGTCATGTTTTACTGCTGA
- the LOC123140132 gene encoding protein argonaute 1C isoform X3: MGSRRGRPQQQYPPPPPAAAAEGPPRGGPARGGGRGPFPQQQVPQGGGRGNQGFTSRVVNRAVINELVSLHRATYLGGRLPAYDGRKSLYTAGPLPFASKEFQITLLDDDNGSGSASQRRQRNFKVVIKFAARADLHRLGMFLAGRHAEAPQEALQVLDIVLRELPSARYAPFGRSFFSPDLGRRQPLGDGLESWRGFYQSIRPTQMGLSLNIDMSATAFIEPLPVIDYAAQLLRSDIHSRPLSDAERVKIKKALRGVKVEVTHRGNMRRKYRISGLTTQATRELTFPVDEGGTVKSVVQYFQETYGFAIQHTYLPCLQVGNQQRPNYLPMEVCKIVEGQRYSKRLNQNQIRALLDETCQYPRDRERDITQMVKHNAYQEDPYAKEFGIKISDRLASVDARILPAPRLKYNETGREKDCTPRVGQWNMMNKKMVNGGKVRSWMCVNFARNVPDKLARDFCHQLAQMCQDSGMDFALEPVLPPMSARPDQVERALKARYHEAMNILGPQRRELDLLIGILPDNNGSLYGDLKRVCEIDLGIVSQCCCTKQVFKLNKQIYANIALKINVKVGGRNTVLVDALSRRIPLVTDRPTIIFGADVTHPHPDEDSSPSIAAVVASQDWPEVTRYAGLVSAQAHRQELIEDLYKVRQDPQKGPVSSGMIRELLISFKKSTGEKPQRIIFYRDGVSEGQFYQVLLFELNAIRKACASLEANYQPHVTFIVVQKRHHTRLFAHNHNDKNSMDRSGNILPGTVVDTKICHPTEFDFYLCSHAGIKGTSRPAHYHVLWDENNFTADGLQTLTNNLCYTYARCTRSVSIVPPAYYAHLAAFRARFYMEPESSDSGSMASGPGGRGPQSGSSASRGTRAPGGAAVKPLPALKDNVKNVMFYC, encoded by the exons ATGGGGTCACGGAGGGGAAGGCCGCAGCAGCagtatcctcctcctcctcctgccgccgccgccgagggccCGCCGCGCGGAGGCCCAGCCAGGGGAGGCGGCCGCGGCCCATTCCCTCAGCAGCAGGTGCCGCAAGGGGGAGGACGCGGCAACCAGGGAT TCACCTCGCGGGTCGTCAACCGCGCCGTGATCAACGAGCTGGTGAGCCTGCACAGGGCGACCTACCTCGGCGGGAGGCTGCCGGCGTACGACGGCAGGAAGAGCCTCTACACGGCCGGCCCGTTGCCGTTCGCTTCCAAGGAGTTTCAGATCACTCTGCTTGACGACGACAATGGCTCCGGCTCTGCCTCCCAGAG GCGGCAGAGGAATTTCAAGGTGGTGATTAAGTTCGCCGCGCGCGCCGACCTCCATCGCCTCGGGATGTTTCTGGCCGGGAGGCACGCGGAGGCTCCTCAGGAGGCGTTGCAGGTCCTTGACATTGTGCTGCGCGAGCTGCCCTCTGCAAG ATATGCGCCATTTGGACGGTCGTTCTTCTCGCCTGACCTGGGCAGGAGGCAGCCCCTCGGCGACGGATTAGAGAGCTGGCGCGGGTTTTACCAGAGCATCCGGCCTACTCAGATGGGCCTCTCACTCAATATTG ATATGTCAGCTACAGCTTTCATTGAGCCACTGCCTGTGATAGATTATGCCGCGCAGCTCCTGCGTTCTGACATCCATTCGAGGCCCCTCTCAGACGCCGAACGTGTTAAG ATCAAGAAGGCACTAAGAGGAGTAAAGGTGGAAGTTACTCATCGTGGCAACATGCGAAGAAAGTACCGGATATCTGGTCTGACAACTCAGGCAACTCGAGAGCTCAC TTTTCCTGTTGACGAAGGGGGCACAGTAAAGTCAGTCGTACAATACTTTCAGGAGACATACGGCTTTGCCATCCAGCACACGTACCTGCCTTGCCTCCAAGTTGGCAATCAGCAGCGTCCAAATTACTTGCCTATGGAG GTCTGCAAAATAGTGGAGGGACAGAGGTACTCCAAGAGACTAAATCAGAATCAGATAAGAGCACTCTTGGATGAGACATGTCAGTACCCGCGTGATCGGGAGCGTGATATAACCCAG ATGGTGAAACACAATGCTTATCAGGAGGATCCTTATGCGAAAGAGTTCGGCATTAAGATTAGCGATCGTCTggcatcagtagatgcacggattTTACCAGCCCCACGG CTTAAGTACAACGAGACTGGTAGAGAAAAGGATTGTACACCTAGAGTTGGTCAAtggaatatgatgaacaag AAAATGGTAAATGGTGGCAAAGTGAGAAGCTGGATGTGCGTCAATTTTGCCCGTAACGTGCCAGACAAACTTGCTCGTGATTTCTGCCACCAACTTGCTCAGATGTGCCAAGACTCGGGAATG GACTTCGCTCTGGAGCCTGTTCTTCCACCCATGAGTGCACGCCCGGATCAAGTGGAGCGAGCTCTCAAAGCTCGGTACCATGAGGCAATGAACATTCTTGGGCCCCAGCGCCGGGAGCTCGATCTGCTTATTGGAATCCTTCCTGATAACAACGGCTCGCTTTATG GTGATCTGAAGCGCGTGTGCGAAATAGATCTCGGAATAGTTTCGCAGTGCTGTTGTACGAAGCAGGTGTTCAAATTGAACAAGCAAATTTATGCAAATATTGCACTGAAGATAAACGTCAAG GTGGGGGGCAGGAACACTGTGCTGGTGGATGCTTTGTCGCGGCGTATCCCTCTGGTCACCGACAGACCTACAATCATATTTGGTGCTGATGTGACCCATCCTCATCCTGACGAGGACAGCAGTCCTTCAATCGCTGCT GTTGTAGCCTCCCAAGATTGGCCCGAGGTTACGAGGTACGCAGGGTTAGTTTCTGCTCAGGCGCACCGGCAAGAGCTGATAGAGGATTTGTACAAGGTCCGGCAAGATCCACAGAAAGGACCAGTCAGTAGTGGCATGATTAG GGAGCTACTTATATCATTTAAAAAATCGACCGGTGAGAAGCCCCAGCGGATAATATTCTACAG GGATGGCGTTAGCGAGGGCCAGTTTTACCAAGTTCTGTTGTTTGAACTCAATGCGATCCGAAAA GCATGTGCCTCCCTGGAGGCAAATTACCAGCCACATGTGACTTTCATCGTGGTTCAGAAACGCCACCACACGAGACTATTTGCGCACAACCACAATGATAAGAACTCGATGGACAGGAGTGGGAACATACTCCCAG GTACCGTTGTGGACACGAAGATCTGTCATCCGACTGAATTTGACTTCTACTTGTGCAGCCATGCTGGCATCAAG GGCACCAGCCGTCCCGCTCATTATCACGTCTTGTGGGACGAGAACAACTTTACAGCTGATGGGTTGCAGACTCTCACCAACAACCTCTGCTACAC CTACGCGAGGTGCACTCGGTCGGTGTCGATTG TTCCACCTGCATACTATGCTCATCTGGCCGCCTTCCGTGCCCGGTTCTACATGGAGCCAGAGAGCTCCGACAGCGGCTCTATGGCAAGTGGGCCCGGTGGGCGTGGACCGCAGTCCGGCTCGTCGGCGTCACGTGGTACCCGGGCCCCCGGCGGTGCAGCTGTTAAGCCCCTTCCAGCCCTCAAGGACAATGTGAAGAACGTCATGTTTTACTGCTGA
- the LOC123140132 gene encoding protein argonaute 1C isoform X2: protein MGSRRGRPQQQYPPPPPAAAAEGPPRGGPARGGGRGPFPQQQVPQGGGRGNQGFTGAPLQPPQPRDDAAAGRGRGRAARGTGTRHPGDGRGAARGAGTSSPAPVAAGPLGRLPPDLRQAMEEPSEPQEAIPASSKAIRFPPRPGKGSAGSRCLVKANHFIAQLPDKDLHHYHVSITPEVTSRVVNRAVINELVSLHRATYLGGRLPAYDGRKSLYTAGPLPFASKEFQITLLDDDNGSGSASQRRQRNFKVVIKFAARADLHRLGMFLAGRHAEAPQEALQVLDIVLRELPSARYAPFGRSFFSPDLGRRQPLGDGLESWRGFYQSIRPTQMGLSLNIDMSATAFIEPLPVIDYAAQLLRSDIHSRPLSDAERVKIKKALRGVKVEVTHRGNMRRKYRISGLTTQATRELTFPVDEGGTVKSVVQYFQETYGFAIQHTYLPCLQVGNQQRPNYLPMEVCKIVEGQRYSKRLNQNQIRALLDETCQYPRDRERDITQMVKHNAYQEDPYAKEFGIKISDRLASVDARILPAPRLKYNETGREKDCTPRVGQWNMMNKKMVNGGKVRSWMCVNFARNVPDKLARDFCHQLAQMCQDSGMDFALEPVLPPMSARPDQVERALKARYHEAMNILGPQRRELDLLIGILPDNNGSLYGDLKRVCEIDLGIVSQCCCTKQVFKLNKQIYANIALKINVKVGGRNTVLVDALSRRIPLVTDRPTIIFGADVTHPHPDEDSSPSIAAVVASQDWPEVTRYAGLVSAQAHRQELIEDLYKVRQDPQKGPVSSGMIRELLISFKKSTGEKPQRIIFYRDGVSEGQFYQVLLFELNAIRKACASLEANYQPHVTFIVVQKRHHTRLFAHNHNDKNSMDRSGNILPGTVVDTKICHPTEFDFYLCSHAGIKGTSRPAHYHVLWDENNFTADGLQTLTNNLCYT from the exons ATGGGGTCACGGAGGGGAAGGCCGCAGCAGCagtatcctcctcctcctcctgccgccgccgccgagggccCGCCGCGCGGAGGCCCAGCCAGGGGAGGCGGCCGCGGCCCATTCCCTCAGCAGCAGGTGCCGCAAGGGGGAGGACGCGGCAACCAGGGATTCACCGGCGCCCCCCTGCAGCCGCCGCAGCCAAGGGACGATGCGGCCGCAGGCAGGGGCAGGGGCCGTGCTGCACGTGGCACCGGCACGCGGCACCCCGGCGACGGCAGGGGCGCGGCGCGCGGGGCCGGCACCTCCTCCCCTGCCCCTGTAGCCGCAGGGCCGTTGGGCCGCCTGCCTCCCGACCTGCGCCAAGCAATGGAAGAACCTTCAGAGCCCCAGGAAGCGATCCCGGCGTCGAGCAAGGCGATTCGGTTCCCGCCGCGGCCGGGCAAGGGCAGCGCCGGCAGCAGGTGCCTGGTGAAGGCCAACCATTTCATCGCCCAGCTCCCAGACAAGGACCTCCACCACTACCAT GTTTCGATCACTCCGGAGGTCACCTCGCGGGTCGTCAACCGCGCCGTGATCAACGAGCTGGTGAGCCTGCACAGGGCGACCTACCTCGGCGGGAGGCTGCCGGCGTACGACGGCAGGAAGAGCCTCTACACGGCCGGCCCGTTGCCGTTCGCTTCCAAGGAGTTTCAGATCACTCTGCTTGACGACGACAATGGCTCCGGCTCTGCCTCCCAGAG GCGGCAGAGGAATTTCAAGGTGGTGATTAAGTTCGCCGCGCGCGCCGACCTCCATCGCCTCGGGATGTTTCTGGCCGGGAGGCACGCGGAGGCTCCTCAGGAGGCGTTGCAGGTCCTTGACATTGTGCTGCGCGAGCTGCCCTCTGCAAG ATATGCGCCATTTGGACGGTCGTTCTTCTCGCCTGACCTGGGCAGGAGGCAGCCCCTCGGCGACGGATTAGAGAGCTGGCGCGGGTTTTACCAGAGCATCCGGCCTACTCAGATGGGCCTCTCACTCAATATTG ATATGTCAGCTACAGCTTTCATTGAGCCACTGCCTGTGATAGATTATGCCGCGCAGCTCCTGCGTTCTGACATCCATTCGAGGCCCCTCTCAGACGCCGAACGTGTTAAG ATCAAGAAGGCACTAAGAGGAGTAAAGGTGGAAGTTACTCATCGTGGCAACATGCGAAGAAAGTACCGGATATCTGGTCTGACAACTCAGGCAACTCGAGAGCTCAC TTTTCCTGTTGACGAAGGGGGCACAGTAAAGTCAGTCGTACAATACTTTCAGGAGACATACGGCTTTGCCATCCAGCACACGTACCTGCCTTGCCTCCAAGTTGGCAATCAGCAGCGTCCAAATTACTTGCCTATGGAG GTCTGCAAAATAGTGGAGGGACAGAGGTACTCCAAGAGACTAAATCAGAATCAGATAAGAGCACTCTTGGATGAGACATGTCAGTACCCGCGTGATCGGGAGCGTGATATAACCCAG ATGGTGAAACACAATGCTTATCAGGAGGATCCTTATGCGAAAGAGTTCGGCATTAAGATTAGCGATCGTCTggcatcagtagatgcacggattTTACCAGCCCCACGG CTTAAGTACAACGAGACTGGTAGAGAAAAGGATTGTACACCTAGAGTTGGTCAAtggaatatgatgaacaag AAAATGGTAAATGGTGGCAAAGTGAGAAGCTGGATGTGCGTCAATTTTGCCCGTAACGTGCCAGACAAACTTGCTCGTGATTTCTGCCACCAACTTGCTCAGATGTGCCAAGACTCGGGAATG GACTTCGCTCTGGAGCCTGTTCTTCCACCCATGAGTGCACGCCCGGATCAAGTGGAGCGAGCTCTCAAAGCTCGGTACCATGAGGCAATGAACATTCTTGGGCCCCAGCGCCGGGAGCTCGATCTGCTTATTGGAATCCTTCCTGATAACAACGGCTCGCTTTATG GTGATCTGAAGCGCGTGTGCGAAATAGATCTCGGAATAGTTTCGCAGTGCTGTTGTACGAAGCAGGTGTTCAAATTGAACAAGCAAATTTATGCAAATATTGCACTGAAGATAAACGTCAAG GTGGGGGGCAGGAACACTGTGCTGGTGGATGCTTTGTCGCGGCGTATCCCTCTGGTCACCGACAGACCTACAATCATATTTGGTGCTGATGTGACCCATCCTCATCCTGACGAGGACAGCAGTCCTTCAATCGCTGCT GTTGTAGCCTCCCAAGATTGGCCCGAGGTTACGAGGTACGCAGGGTTAGTTTCTGCTCAGGCGCACCGGCAAGAGCTGATAGAGGATTTGTACAAGGTCCGGCAAGATCCACAGAAAGGACCAGTCAGTAGTGGCATGATTAG GGAGCTACTTATATCATTTAAAAAATCGACCGGTGAGAAGCCCCAGCGGATAATATTCTACAG GGATGGCGTTAGCGAGGGCCAGTTTTACCAAGTTCTGTTGTTTGAACTCAATGCGATCCGAAAA GCATGTGCCTCCCTGGAGGCAAATTACCAGCCACATGTGACTTTCATCGTGGTTCAGAAACGCCACCACACGAGACTATTTGCGCACAACCACAATGATAAGAACTCGATGGACAGGAGTGGGAACATACTCCCAG GTACCGTTGTGGACACGAAGATCTGTCATCCGACTGAATTTGACTTCTACTTGTGCAGCCATGCTGGCATCAAG GGCACCAGCCGTCCCGCTCATTATCACGTCTTGTGGGACGAGAACAACTTTACAGCTGATGGGTTGCAGACTCTCACCAACAACCTCTGCTACACGTAA